One stretch of Thermococcus sp. 21S9 DNA includes these proteins:
- a CDS encoding iron ABC transporter permease: MKVSKWSEKLFGTPLPDPVVIASFLFPLLYLIAFLVIPVIVMLGTAFEYNGHISLYWFKSIFSSSYYVNLHPDGYLVKTTIYGGQEVYHFSGWDFGVVLNSIIVSVSVMILTTLLGTFFAFIMARYEFPGKNIMRVLLFIPLLVTPFVNVVVVKKMFLPDGIINWIFYQHLHLLPKPIWIDGLVGVIIAQTITYYPIVYLNAYASFINIDPSLEEQAENLGSRGFHLFRTVTLPLAMPGIMAGAILVGIFSLEDLAAPIVFQGSAIAKKLMSYQIYSSFVSGFAVGNPQMAALALIMLTIALIMFLAVRWYVGLKQYAMLSKGGRWKPRVAKPKWWQALIIAFVAVPLLLITIFPQIGVVLLAFSKSWYGTWPTGFTLENMKAIITQPDIERVILNSLLYSTVAIVIIILLSLTASYASGRFKKAKLAPILDSLATIPIAVPGIVIAMSYFFFFSTVPPFKGTILDPTNLLYFFPGAALILAYSIRRLPFAARSISAGLQQVHVSLEEAAMNLGAGRWKALTSILLPMISLNLLGGAMLSFVYCMSETSVGITLGSINSTWYPITAKMRELIMGAVGSANLAAALGVFLMLVQITAIVIANIITKQRYSFIGLT, translated from the coding sequence ATGAAGGTCAGCAAGTGGAGTGAAAAGCTCTTCGGAACCCCGTTGCCGGACCCGGTTGTTATAGCGTCCTTCCTGTTCCCCCTGCTGTACCTCATAGCGTTTCTGGTAATTCCAGTTATAGTCATGCTCGGAACGGCCTTCGAGTACAACGGCCACATCTCGCTCTACTGGTTCAAGAGCATCTTTAGTTCGAGCTACTATGTGAACCTCCATCCTGACGGATACCTTGTCAAGACAACGATTTATGGAGGACAGGAGGTCTATCACTTCTCCGGTTGGGACTTCGGTGTCGTCCTCAACTCAATAATCGTTTCAGTGAGCGTCATGATTCTGACAACGCTTCTCGGAACGTTCTTCGCCTTCATAATGGCCCGCTATGAGTTCCCAGGCAAGAACATAATGCGCGTTCTCCTCTTCATCCCGCTCCTCGTTACTCCGTTCGTCAACGTCGTCGTTGTCAAGAAGATGTTCCTTCCGGACGGAATCATCAACTGGATTTTCTACCAGCACCTGCACCTTCTCCCGAAGCCCATATGGATTGACGGTCTCGTCGGTGTCATCATCGCCCAGACTATAACCTACTACCCGATAGTCTACCTCAACGCCTACGCGAGCTTCATCAACATTGACCCGAGCCTTGAGGAGCAGGCCGAGAACCTCGGTAGCAGGGGCTTCCACCTCTTCAGAACGGTCACGCTTCCCCTCGCGATGCCGGGAATTATGGCGGGAGCAATACTCGTCGGCATCTTCAGCCTTGAAGACCTCGCCGCGCCGATAGTCTTCCAGGGAAGTGCCATAGCCAAGAAGCTCATGTCCTACCAGATTTACAGCTCCTTCGTCTCTGGCTTTGCCGTCGGCAACCCGCAGATGGCAGCTTTGGCCTTGATAATGCTCACCATCGCCCTCATAATGTTCCTCGCCGTCCGCTGGTACGTCGGCCTCAAGCAGTACGCCATGCTCAGCAAGGGTGGCAGATGGAAGCCGAGGGTTGCCAAGCCCAAGTGGTGGCAGGCCCTTATCATCGCGTTCGTCGCCGTCCCGCTCCTGCTCATAACCATCTTCCCGCAGATTGGTGTCGTCCTGCTCGCGTTCTCCAAGTCCTGGTACGGCACCTGGCCAACCGGCTTCACCCTTGAGAACATGAAGGCAATAATCACCCAGCCGGACATAGAGCGCGTTATCCTTAACAGCCTCCTCTACTCGACGGTGGCGATAGTCATCATCATCCTGCTCTCGCTTACTGCTTCCTATGCCTCCGGCAGGTTCAAGAAGGCCAAGCTTGCCCCGATACTCGACAGCCTCGCCACCATACCGATAGCCGTCCCCGGAATCGTCATAGCAATGAGCTATTTCTTCTTCTTCTCGACGGTCCCACCGTTCAAGGGAACAATCCTTGACCCCACCAACCTGCTGTACTTCTTCCCGGGAGCGGCGCTCATACTGGCCTACTCCATCAGGCGTCTGCCGTTCGCGGCGCGTTCGATTTCCGCTGGCCTTCAGCAGGTCCACGTTTCACTTGAAGAGGCCGCAATGAACCTTGGAGCAGGAAGGTGGAAGGCACTGACGAGCATACTTCTGCCGATGATTTCCCTCAACCTGCTCGGTGGAGCGATGCTGAGCTTCGTCTACTGTATGAGCGAGACCAGCGTCGGCATCACCCTCGGTTCCATCAACTCAACATGGTACCCGATAACGGCAAAGATGAGGGAGCTCATCATGGGTGCAGTCGGAAGCGCCAACCTCGCCGCGGCCCTCGGTGTCTTCCTCATGCTCGTGCAGATAACGGCCATAGTTATAGCCAACATCATAACCAAGCAGAGGTACTCCTTCATCGGTCTTACCTGA
- a CDS encoding ABC transporter substrate-binding protein, protein MRRMLGVFLILVLGLSVVASGCISGSSSSGSGSTGTSGITLVIVTRHDATIQYKVKELFLKSQIAKEYHITDLKFIGVPESLWPEYIKKGADVGWGGGPTLFDDMYKMGYLAPITDQKVLGLIGKQIPKELAGMPMIREDNGKVYWIAAALSSFGFTVNKQVLEKQGLPFPHKWEDIATADWARDPPMYGIADPTRSTSNTRIYQIILQAFGWDQGWRIMTLIAANSKVYEASDAVRDAVINGEIAAGNTIDFYGYTAMKQNPNCVYVIPQGESIINGDPIALLKYSKHPEAAQAFIYWVLTEGQAVWMSPDINRLPINPTIFNKTITEEEAKVLFNGKYAGETFAQARPTLLKAYKLSISSKGIPFNDNEALKTVNALQYYFKATLIDVNGPLHQTWIAIVNAYKNGKITKEQFEQLKQELTAPIQFKDPETGKMVTFTEEYAAKINDKIATDAGFQSQLMQEWRNAAQAKYNKVMDDLKKMEGS, encoded by the coding sequence ATGAGGCGCATGCTCGGAGTCTTCCTAATACTTGTTTTGGGCCTTAGCGTCGTGGCCAGTGGATGTATTAGCGGTAGCAGTAGCAGTGGTAGCGGTAGCACCGGAACCAGTGGAATCACCCTCGTTATTGTCACGAGACACGATGCTACAATCCAGTACAAGGTCAAGGAGCTCTTCCTCAAGAGCCAGATAGCCAAGGAGTACCACATCACCGACCTGAAGTTCATAGGCGTTCCCGAGTCCCTCTGGCCCGAGTACATTAAGAAGGGCGCCGACGTCGGCTGGGGTGGAGGTCCGACACTCTTCGACGACATGTACAAGATGGGCTACCTCGCGCCGATAACCGACCAGAAGGTTCTCGGTCTCATCGGCAAGCAGATTCCAAAGGAGCTTGCCGGAATGCCCATGATTAGGGAGGACAACGGTAAGGTCTACTGGATTGCGGCGGCCCTCTCGTCGTTCGGTTTCACCGTCAACAAGCAGGTTCTTGAGAAGCAGGGTCTCCCGTTCCCGCACAAGTGGGAGGACATAGCCACCGCTGACTGGGCCCGCGACCCGCCGATGTACGGTATCGCCGACCCGACCAGGAGCACCTCGAACACGAGGATTTACCAGATTATCCTCCAGGCCTTTGGCTGGGACCAGGGATGGAGGATTATGACCCTCATCGCAGCCAACTCCAAGGTCTACGAGGCGAGTGACGCGGTTAGAGATGCCGTCATCAACGGCGAGATTGCCGCTGGAAACACCATCGACTTCTACGGTTACACTGCCATGAAGCAGAACCCGAACTGTGTCTACGTCATCCCGCAGGGTGAGAGTATCATCAACGGTGACCCGATTGCACTCCTCAAGTACAGCAAGCACCCCGAGGCGGCCCAGGCCTTTATCTACTGGGTTCTCACCGAGGGCCAGGCCGTCTGGATGAGCCCGGACATCAACAGGCTTCCGATTAACCCGACCATCTTCAACAAGACCATCACCGAGGAAGAGGCGAAGGTTCTCTTCAACGGCAAGTACGCCGGTGAGACCTTTGCCCAGGCCCGCCCGACCCTCCTCAAGGCGTACAAGCTCTCAATATCGAGCAAGGGCATACCGTTCAACGACAACGAGGCCCTCAAGACCGTGAACGCGCTCCAGTACTACTTCAAGGCCACCCTCATCGACGTTAACGGTCCCCTCCACCAGACCTGGATAGCGATAGTCAACGCCTACAAGAACGGAAAGATAACCAAGGAGCAGTTTGAACAGCTCAAGCAGGAACTCACCGCCCCGATTCAGTTCAAGGACCCCGAGACCGGTAAGATGGTCACCTTCACTGAGGAGTACGCGGCCAAGATAAACGACAAGATTGCCACCGACGCCGGCTTCCAGAGCCAGCTCATGCAGGAGTGGAGGAACGCCGCCCAGGCTAAGTACAACAAGGTCATGGATGACCTCAAGAAGATGGAGGGTAGCTGA
- a CDS encoding CGP-CTERM sorting domain-containing protein codes for MKKVAVLLAAVVLLSVFGVVASPMVSAADTGKVVIAVDLAHGENPKGLDDVTYKGKVLTPGMLKTLTQYTFVYFGDPKYEADLGIKRLGDKITYDALKSNNVTILILGQPTSPLLPDEIKAIRQWLEEGGKVLWVAGDSDYGNGAKTQQFVDSLLDQLNITNLRVDLASVEDAVSNAGGKSYRVIAYDDPWKDTPKRDILVQNLKYGGKVLAHGPGVVAWVDGKDGSGNWHPLTPNSKPDEAYVIVHSNSSSDITENNAPAANAYQAGQTGEFPIVAAQIVKVGDNKKPDVIIVSGETPIGGYEPMWAGEYYGVKLDGPTVITNILEWSVEMTKEAPTSTSSSGGSSGICGPAFIVGLAVLPLLLRRRK; via the coding sequence ATGAAGAAGGTTGCAGTACTGTTGGCGGCAGTTGTTCTGCTGTCGGTTTTTGGGGTGGTTGCCAGCCCAATGGTCAGCGCCGCTGACACCGGCAAGGTTGTCATAGCAGTGGACCTCGCCCACGGCGAGAACCCCAAGGGACTCGACGACGTTACCTACAAGGGCAAGGTTCTGACCCCGGGAATGCTCAAGACCCTGACGCAGTACACCTTCGTTTACTTCGGTGACCCCAAGTACGAGGCGGACCTTGGAATCAAGAGGCTCGGTGACAAAATCACCTACGATGCGCTCAAGAGCAACAACGTTACCATTCTCATCCTCGGCCAGCCGACCAGCCCGCTTCTCCCGGACGAGATTAAGGCCATAAGGCAGTGGCTTGAGGAAGGCGGTAAGGTTCTCTGGGTTGCCGGTGACTCCGACTACGGAAACGGTGCCAAGACCCAGCAGTTCGTTGACAGCCTCCTTGACCAGCTCAACATAACCAACCTCCGCGTTGACCTCGCCTCAGTCGAGGACGCCGTCAGCAACGCCGGTGGAAAGTCCTACCGTGTCATCGCCTACGACGACCCGTGGAAGGACACCCCGAAGAGGGACATCCTCGTCCAGAACCTCAAGTACGGCGGTAAGGTTCTCGCCCACGGTCCGGGTGTCGTTGCCTGGGTCGACGGCAAGGACGGAAGCGGAAACTGGCACCCGCTTACCCCCAACAGCAAGCCCGACGAGGCCTACGTTATAGTCCACTCCAACTCGAGCTCGGACATCACTGAGAACAACGCGCCCGCTGCCAACGCCTACCAGGCTGGCCAGACCGGCGAGTTCCCGATTGTCGCCGCCCAGATTGTCAAGGTTGGAGACAACAAGAAGCCGGACGTCATCATCGTCAGCGGTGAGACCCCGATTGGAGGCTACGAGCCCATGTGGGCCGGCGAGTACTACGGCGTCAAGCTCGACGGTCCGACCGTCATCACCAACATCCTCGAGTGGAGCGTTGAGATGACCAAGGAGGCCCCGACCTCGACCTCAAGCTCGGGCGGAAGCAGCGGAATCTGCGGTCCGGCCTTCATAGTCGGACTCGCCGTCCTGCCACTCCTCCTCAGGAGGAGGAAGTGA
- a CDS encoding tyrosine--tRNA ligase: MDVEERIQLIKRKPTEELLTEENLRHLFEVGIPMQHYIGFEISGYIHLGTGLMAGAKIADLQKAGIKTRIFLADWHSWINDKLGGDLETIQKVALGYFKEGMKQSIKVMGGDPDKVEFVLASEILEKGDYWQTVIDISKNVTLARMMRSITIMGRQMGEAIDFAKLIYPAMQVADIFYQGVTIAHAGMDQRKAHVIAIEVAQKLRYHALEWNGEKLKPVALHHHLLLGLQEPPVWPIESEEQFKELKTQMKMSKSKPYSAVFIHDSPEEIKQKLRKAFCPAREVKYNPVLDWAEYIIFREEPTEFTIHRPAKFGGDVTYTTFEELKRDFAEGKLHPLDLKNAVAEYLIELLKPVREYFEKHPEPLELMRQVKITR, from the coding sequence ATGGACGTTGAAGAGAGGATTCAGCTCATAAAGCGCAAGCCGACGGAGGAACTCCTCACCGAGGAGAACCTCAGGCACCTCTTCGAGGTTGGAATCCCGATGCAACACTACATCGGCTTCGAAATCAGCGGTTACATTCACCTCGGAACCGGACTCATGGCCGGAGCGAAGATAGCTGACCTTCAGAAGGCCGGGATAAAGACGAGGATTTTCCTTGCTGACTGGCACAGCTGGATAAACGACAAGCTCGGTGGCGATTTGGAGACCATACAGAAGGTGGCTTTGGGTTACTTCAAGGAGGGAATGAAGCAGAGCATCAAGGTGATGGGCGGAGACCCCGACAAGGTCGAGTTCGTTCTGGCCAGCGAGATACTGGAGAAAGGTGATTACTGGCAGACTGTAATAGACATCTCCAAGAACGTCACCCTCGCGAGAATGATGCGCTCGATAACGATAATGGGGCGTCAGATGGGAGAGGCGATAGACTTCGCCAAGCTGATTTACCCGGCGATGCAAGTTGCTGACATCTTCTACCAGGGCGTTACCATCGCCCACGCGGGAATGGACCAGAGGAAGGCCCACGTCATAGCGATTGAAGTTGCCCAGAAGCTCCGCTATCACGCCCTCGAATGGAACGGCGAGAAGCTCAAGCCCGTTGCTTTACACCACCACCTCCTCCTTGGCCTGCAGGAACCGCCGGTCTGGCCGATTGAGAGCGAGGAGCAGTTCAAAGAGCTCAAGACCCAGATGAAGATGAGCAAGAGCAAGCCCTACTCCGCTGTATTTATCCACGACAGCCCCGAGGAGATTAAGCAAAAGCTCAGGAAGGCCTTCTGCCCGGCGAGAGAAGTTAAGTACAACCCCGTCCTCGACTGGGCGGAGTACATAATCTTCCGCGAGGAGCCGACGGAGTTCACCATACACCGCCCGGCCAAGTTCGGTGGCGACGTCACATACACCACCTTCGAGGAGCTCAAGAGGGACTTCGCGGAAGGAAAGCTCCACCCGCTCGACCTCAAGAACGCGGTAGCGGAATACCTCATCGAGCTCCTCAAGCCGGTTCGCGAGTACTTCGAGAAGCACCCGGAGCCCCTTGAGCTCATGAGGCAGGTCAAGATTACCCGCTGA
- a CDS encoding Lrp/AsnC family transcriptional regulator, producing the protein MPGIDEKDREILRILRSNGRITLTELGKRVNLSPASVKSRLEKLERLGAVKGYSAVIDPAFLGNFVRALVFLHFERFDEGLGPMIGDIAKLDNVEFLYIKTGDSQVLIKATFRDTAELEEFLKSLKRKFGRNLKFIEANLVVEELKNCWLADEDASRR; encoded by the coding sequence ATGCCAGGGATTGACGAAAAGGACAGGGAAATTCTAAGAATCCTTCGCTCAAACGGCAGGATTACCCTAACCGAGCTCGGAAAAAGGGTTAACCTCTCTCCCGCGAGCGTGAAGAGCAGACTTGAGAAGCTCGAAAGGCTCGGGGCGGTTAAGGGCTACTCAGCGGTGATTGACCCTGCTTTCCTCGGGAACTTCGTGAGGGCTTTGGTGTTCCTGCACTTCGAGCGCTTCGACGAGGGGCTCGGCCCCATGATAGGGGACATAGCGAAGCTCGACAACGTGGAGTTCCTGTACATAAAAACCGGTGACTCACAGGTGCTCATCAAGGCCACGTTCCGAGACACCGCGGAACTGGAAGAGTTCCTGAAGAGCCTGAAGCGGAAGTTCGGCAGGAACCTGAAGTTCATCGAGGCGAACCTCGTCGTCGAGGAGCTTAAAAACTGTTGGCTCGCCGATGAGGACGCCTCCCGACGCTGA
- a CDS encoding DEAD/DEAH box helicase produces the protein MLFVIRPGRKKNELEAFFIENEPEKLSEMKNLKAERIFRLIMREGRLFKVLEGSNYRNPKEIEKLLRQARIVLVNADEWEDYFKRRLQNKRVEKAELCRLCLLEGRITVLTPGNRIKYRNEYICERCAEDELKRELRFRFNSIAMFEQAKKLLDRFRDLDKVLYAFDPRFDPTKHPEVTKWDELKAKHVKVEKVKVDELPLPERFKEVLKAEGVKELLPVQSLAVKNGLLEGENLLVVSATASGKTLIGELAGVPKAMEGKKLLFLVPLVALANQKYEDFRRRYSKLGLRVAIRVGMSRIKTRDELVVVDTGIDADIIVGTYEGIDYLLRAGRKIGNVGTIVIDEIHTLDDEERGPRLDGLIARLRRLYPKAQFIGLSATVGNPEELAKELGLKLVLYDERPVDLERHIIIARNESEKWRHIANLCRAEAMRKSKQGYKGQTIVFTFSRKRTHELSAYLTSKGLRAKPYHSGLPYKQRKLTEMEFLAQRLDVVVTTAALGAGVDFPASQVIFESLAMGNKWLTVREFHQMLGRAGRPLYHEKGKVYLVVEPGRKYSAQMEGTEEEIAFKLLTAPIEPVQVEWSDELEQDNVLAHSCVFNRLDVIEEVQERCLGANQSAEKVLEKLEEFELVRLKKPLVEVTPYGRAVSMSFLLPKEAEFIRKNLREKPARWIALKLHPFENLYLSGTLQRELEGAVRGRISANVFSPSFASILEELDKVIPELSPNSAERLFTIYQEFFMCGEEDCTEYAMERVGNLIIELRRSGKHPSQIAEHFRKVYGLIVYPGDVFTWLDGIVRKLEAVERIARVFRVRKAEEEAKLLRREIEEGRTLS, from the coding sequence ATGCTCTTCGTAATCAGACCCGGAAGGAAGAAGAACGAGCTTGAGGCCTTCTTTATCGAGAACGAGCCGGAAAAGCTTAGCGAGATGAAGAACCTGAAGGCCGAGCGGATATTCCGCCTCATAATGCGAGAGGGAAGGCTCTTCAAGGTTCTGGAGGGGAGCAACTATCGCAACCCGAAGGAGATTGAGAAGCTTTTAAGGCAGGCGAGAATCGTCCTCGTCAACGCGGACGAGTGGGAGGACTACTTTAAGAGGAGGCTCCAGAACAAGCGCGTTGAGAAGGCCGAGCTGTGCCGTCTCTGCCTCCTCGAGGGCAGGATAACCGTCCTGACGCCCGGCAACAGGATAAAGTACCGCAACGAGTACATCTGCGAGCGCTGTGCCGAGGACGAGCTGAAGAGGGAGCTCAGGTTTAGATTCAACAGCATAGCGATGTTCGAGCAGGCAAAGAAGCTCCTCGACAGGTTTAGGGACCTTGATAAAGTGCTCTACGCCTTTGACCCGCGCTTCGACCCGACTAAGCACCCGGAAGTTACCAAGTGGGACGAGCTGAAGGCCAAGCACGTCAAGGTCGAGAAGGTCAAGGTTGATGAGCTCCCGCTTCCGGAGAGGTTTAAGGAAGTTCTGAAGGCCGAGGGCGTGAAGGAGCTCCTCCCGGTTCAGAGCCTGGCCGTCAAGAACGGCCTCCTCGAAGGCGAGAATTTACTCGTTGTTTCCGCGACTGCGAGCGGTAAAACGCTAATCGGTGAGCTGGCCGGAGTCCCCAAGGCGATGGAGGGCAAAAAACTCCTCTTTTTGGTTCCGCTCGTTGCCTTGGCAAACCAGAAGTACGAGGACTTCAGGAGGAGGTATTCGAAGCTCGGGCTGAGGGTTGCCATTCGCGTTGGAATGAGCCGTATAAAGACCCGGGACGAGCTGGTCGTTGTCGATACCGGGATTGACGCTGACATCATAGTGGGAACCTACGAGGGAATAGACTACCTCCTCAGGGCGGGAAGGAAGATAGGCAACGTCGGGACGATTGTGATAGACGAGATACACACGCTCGACGACGAGGAGCGCGGGCCGAGACTCGATGGACTAATCGCAAGGCTGAGGAGACTTTATCCAAAGGCCCAGTTCATAGGCCTCTCCGCAACCGTCGGGAATCCTGAGGAGTTGGCTAAAGAGCTCGGCCTCAAGCTGGTGCTCTACGACGAGAGGCCGGTTGACTTGGAGAGGCACATCATAATAGCGCGCAACGAGTCCGAGAAGTGGCGCCACATAGCCAACCTCTGCAGGGCCGAGGCGATGAGAAAATCCAAGCAGGGCTACAAGGGTCAGACGATAGTCTTCACCTTCTCAAGAAAGCGCACGCACGAGCTTTCGGCATATTTAACGAGCAAGGGCCTCCGCGCGAAACCCTACCACTCCGGTCTGCCATACAAGCAGAGGAAGCTCACCGAGATGGAGTTTCTGGCTCAAAGGCTCGACGTCGTCGTCACGACCGCCGCGTTGGGAGCAGGCGTGGACTTTCCAGCGAGCCAGGTCATTTTCGAGAGCCTCGCGATGGGCAACAAGTGGCTCACCGTCAGGGAGTTCCACCAGATGCTTGGAAGGGCCGGAAGGCCCCTCTACCACGAGAAGGGCAAGGTCTACCTCGTAGTCGAGCCCGGGAGAAAATATTCGGCCCAGATGGAGGGAACCGAGGAAGAAATAGCCTTCAAGCTCCTGACGGCCCCGATAGAGCCGGTTCAGGTTGAGTGGAGCGACGAGCTTGAGCAGGACAACGTTCTCGCTCATTCCTGCGTTTTCAACAGACTTGACGTCATCGAAGAGGTCCAGGAGCGTTGTTTGGGGGCCAACCAGAGCGCCGAGAAGGTTTTAGAAAAGCTGGAGGAGTTCGAGCTCGTAAGGCTCAAAAAGCCCCTCGTCGAGGTTACTCCTTACGGAAGGGCCGTGAGTATGAGCTTTTTACTGCCAAAGGAGGCCGAGTTTATCCGGAAGAACCTTCGGGAGAAGCCCGCTCGCTGGATTGCGCTCAAGCTTCACCCCTTCGAGAACCTGTATCTAAGCGGAACGCTCCAGCGGGAGCTTGAGGGGGCCGTGAGAGGCAGGATAAGCGCCAACGTCTTCTCGCCGAGCTTCGCTTCTATTCTGGAGGAGCTTGACAAGGTGATTCCCGAGCTCAGCCCCAACTCCGCGGAAAGGCTGTTCACGATTTACCAGGAGTTCTTCATGTGCGGTGAAGAGGACTGCACCGAGTACGCGATGGAACGGGTTGGAAACCTCATAATCGAGCTCCGCAGGAGCGGGAAGCACCCGAGTCAGATAGCGGAGCACTTCAGGAAGGTCTACGGTCTAATCGTTTACCCGGGCGACGTCTTCACGTGGCTCGACGGCATCGTCAGAAAGCTTGAAGCGGTGGAGAGAATCGCGAGGGTCTTCCGCGTGAGGAAGGCCGAGGAGGAAGCAAAGCTCCTCAGAAGGGAAATAGAGGAGGGGAGAACCCTCAGCTGA
- a CDS encoding methyl-accepting chemotaxis protein — translation MRMERIVRLGIIVMLILNVVSVAGVFLYASKAKADGIVIDIAGRQRMLTQKMSKEALIVALGNDSYRDDLLSTAELFDTCLKALLYGGKAPIHDKEWNVPPAPPEVRDQLEKVEKLWEPFYESVKIVAKDDPNSPEFKKALNYIITHNDQLLAEMNTAVGLYSETFGRKMTYLEYYLIVMLVLSVVIAVLLLRYLGNITSEFVGVHEESERKRDELQRELDILISYITELSKGNLSVSLPEGKGEFAKLHQALETFRKRLIEMLGTLKETTERLEDSSQRLLEMSREGVNLVAQGTEAIRQIAVEAQRQQENINEITEGMRYVEEISGESVKAMEEFEVSMREVVEIANEGRERSRASASQIAGIQRTIELVKEAVDNIKEMSKNIVSITDVITSIAEQTNLLALNAAIEAARAGEAGRGFAVVAQEIRDLAEESKQAADNIRNIIVQITERIDEASRLTDQSVSVVGESSKGLEETVEYLGNIATLIEEVTPKMEEVKESILRTREEVEKALRAMENLAASSEETTASTEEVTSTMEEQENLIRNLEKVASEIHDAVERMVPIISSFKVGLKEKIKGKLGLS, via the coding sequence ATGAGAATGGAGCGGATTGTTCGACTGGGGATTATAGTGATGCTCATCCTCAACGTCGTGTCCGTTGCGGGGGTGTTCCTCTACGCGAGCAAGGCAAAGGCGGACGGAATCGTCATTGACATCGCGGGCAGGCAGAGGATGCTCACGCAGAAGATGTCCAAGGAAGCCCTCATTGTTGCCCTCGGAAACGACTCCTACCGCGATGACCTCCTCTCGACAGCGGAGCTCTTTGACACATGCCTCAAGGCCCTCCTCTACGGTGGAAAGGCCCCCATTCACGACAAGGAGTGGAACGTACCGCCGGCACCTCCCGAAGTCCGCGACCAGCTTGAAAAGGTTGAGAAGCTCTGGGAACCGTTCTACGAGAGCGTCAAAATCGTCGCCAAGGACGACCCCAACAGTCCTGAGTTCAAGAAGGCGCTTAACTACATCATAACCCACAACGACCAGCTCCTGGCGGAGATGAACACCGCTGTGGGCCTTTACAGCGAGACCTTTGGCAGGAAAATGACCTACCTTGAGTACTATCTCATAGTTATGCTCGTTCTCAGCGTCGTTATCGCGGTTCTCCTCCTCCGCTACCTTGGAAACATTACGTCGGAGTTCGTCGGCGTCCACGAGGAGAGCGAGAGAAAGCGCGATGAGCTCCAGCGCGAGCTTGACATCCTGATAAGCTACATCACGGAGCTATCCAAGGGAAACCTGTCCGTTAGCCTGCCTGAGGGCAAAGGAGAGTTCGCGAAGCTCCACCAGGCCCTTGAGACATTCAGGAAGAGGCTCATTGAGATGCTCGGCACGCTGAAGGAGACAACGGAGAGGCTCGAGGACAGTTCCCAGAGACTACTTGAGATGTCCCGCGAGGGCGTTAACCTCGTCGCCCAGGGGACCGAGGCGATACGGCAGATAGCGGTCGAGGCGCAGAGACAGCAGGAGAACATCAACGAGATAACCGAGGGAATGCGCTACGTTGAGGAAATCAGCGGGGAGAGCGTTAAGGCCATGGAGGAGTTCGAGGTCTCGATGAGGGAAGTGGTGGAGATAGCGAACGAGGGACGCGAGAGGAGCAGGGCCTCGGCCAGCCAGATAGCGGGAATCCAGCGCACCATAGAGCTCGTCAAAGAGGCGGTTGACAACATCAAGGAGATGAGCAAGAACATCGTCAGCATAACCGACGTCATAACGAGTATCGCGGAGCAGACGAATTTGCTCGCGTTGAACGCGGCTATTGAGGCGGCGAGGGCGGGAGAAGCCGGAAGGGGCTTCGCGGTGGTTGCCCAGGAGATAAGGGACCTCGCGGAGGAGAGCAAGCAGGCCGCCGACAACATAAGGAACATAATCGTCCAGATAACCGAACGCATCGATGAGGCCTCACGGCTCACGGACCAGAGCGTCTCTGTGGTGGGAGAGAGCTCAAAGGGGCTTGAGGAAACCGTTGAGTACCTCGGCAACATAGCAACTCTCATAGAGGAGGTCACTCCAAAGATGGAGGAGGTCAAGGAGAGCATACTCCGGACGAGAGAGGAGGTAGAGAAGGCCCTCCGCGCGATGGAGAACCTCGCGGCCAGTTCAGAGGAGACGACGGCCTCAACGGAGGAAGTGACGTCAACGATGGAGGAACAGGAGAACCTGATACGGAACCTTGAGAAGGTTGCATCGGAGATACACGACGCAGTGGAGCGGATGGTTCCGATTATAAGCTCCTTCAAGGTCGGCCTCAAGGAGAAGATAAAGGGAAAGCTCGGGCTCAGCTGA